One window from the genome of Vespula pensylvanica isolate Volc-1 chromosome 19, ASM1446617v1, whole genome shotgun sequence encodes:
- the LOC122635840 gene encoding L-lactate dehydrogenase A-like 6A has translation MNEGRRRIEDNGNTASFLLSKHADYIPDDHRVKVVIVGSGPIGVATAIAILFKRLASELVFIDTNDDLAKAEAEDIGQGAAFLGNPKIFGSKDYASARNAAVCVITLGDKSQANQDPAELLESNLSTFKVVVPNVSKYAPNSVLVIVTNPVDILSNVAMKLSGFPPNRVIGLGTFLDSCRFQYFIANKLGVAASSIQASIIGENGSSSVPIWSAVGVMGMKLKDINKEIGTKTDPEAWNELHIKVIDADSDIISGKGYCNWAVGICVSEIVDAIVRNTCICITVSTYLKGCRHGLDKDVYMSLPCIIGRNGVQSLVRFLYTKEEQELMENSCRKIYEMQKSTMENLF, from the exons ATGAAcgaaggaagacgaagaatcGAAGACAATGGAAACACAGCATCGTTCTTGTTATCAAAACATGCGGATTATATTCCGGACGACCATCGAGTCAAGGTTGTTATCGTTGGTAGCGGTCCCATTGGAGTTGCTACTGCTATTGCCATACTATTTAAG CGTCTTGCCTCAGAACTGGTCTTCATAGATACAAATGACGATCTTGCCAAAGCGGAAGCAGAAGATATTGGACAGGGTGCTGCTTTTCTAGGCAATCCGAAGATCTTCGGAAGTAAAG ATTATGCCTCGGCGAGAAACGCCGCGGTATGCGTGATCACATTGGGCGATAAATCGCAAGCGAATCAAGATCCCGCAGAACTACTCGAGAGCAATTTAAGTACCTTCAAAGTGGTAGTACCTAACGTAAGCAAATACGCGCCTAACAGTGTCTTGGTGATCGTCACCAATCCAg TCGACATATTGTCCAACGTAGCTATGAAACTTTCTGGTTTCCCTCCGAATCGTGTCATTGGATTGGGAACGTTCTTGGACAGCTGtagatttcaatatttcatagCTAACAAATTGGGAGTAGCTGCTAGTTCGATTCAAGCTTCGATCATAGGAGAAAATGGATCGTCATCTG TACCGATTTGGTCCGCTGTTGGAGTAATGGGCATGAAACTGAAGGATATCAACAAAGAGATTGGTACCAAGACTGATCCTGAAGCTTGGAACGAATTGCATATTAAAGTTATTGACGCTGATAGCGACATCATCTCTGGGAAAGGTTATTGTAACTGGGCAGTTGGAATCTGCGTTAGTGAGATCGTTGATGCTATTGTGAGGAACACGTGTATCTGTATTACAGTGTCGACCTATCTTAAG GGTTGTCGTCATGGCTTAGACAAGGATGTTTATATGTCCTTACCTTGTATAATCGGTCGTAATGGTGTACAATCTCTCGTTAGATTCCTCTATACAAAAGAAGAACAGGAATTGATGGAAAATTCGTGTCGTAAGATCTATGAGATGCAGAAATCAACTatggaaaatcttttttaa